In Vibrio diazotrophicus, the following proteins share a genomic window:
- a CDS encoding OmpA family protein, which translates to MKGTFVILTATLSAAMFAYAEENVASDEYDYIALPQINQVADLEDDDNDGVINARDLCPDTPSLSEIDNDGCGTFVKTSKLQSLHILFANDSSDIPPVFVSQIRQMAEFLNTYPSASIEIKGYASKVGSEEYNLNLSKRRSEAVEAQLLRYGVERNRVRIVGFGDTELASHGDTQVAHALNRRVTATVVGYKGAIVKEWSIFTALPK; encoded by the coding sequence ATGAAAGGCACATTTGTTATTCTTACAGCGACGTTAAGTGCTGCGATGTTCGCTTATGCTGAAGAAAATGTAGCTAGCGATGAATATGATTACATTGCTCTACCGCAGATCAATCAAGTCGCAGATCTTGAAGATGATGATAACGATGGTGTAATCAACGCTCGGGATCTTTGCCCAGATACTCCTTCACTATCGGAAATCGATAATGACGGGTGTGGTACCTTTGTTAAAACGTCGAAGCTACAAAGCTTACACATCCTATTTGCTAATGATTCTAGTGATATTCCTCCGGTGTTTGTTAGTCAGATTCGTCAAATGGCAGAATTTTTAAACACCTACCCTTCTGCTTCTATTGAAATCAAAGGCTATGCAAGTAAAGTCGGTAGCGAAGAATATAACCTCAACCTATCTAAACGACGTTCTGAAGCAGTAGAAGCTCAATTACTACGCTACGGTGTTGAGCGCAACAGAGTGAGAATTGTTGGTTTCGGCGACACTGAACTTGCTTCTCATGGTGATACACAAGTCGCTCATGCACTAAATCGTCGAGTGACAGCGACGGTGGTTGGCTACAAAGGTGCAATCGTCAAAGAGTGGAGCATATTTACGGCACTGCCTAAATAA
- a CDS encoding TolC family outer membrane protein, with protein sequence MKGLPTKTLFCSLVLAGSVSAQTLEQAVSLTLAANPELKSAFNQYKSRLSDSNASSGAYLPKIDLDAGIGYEGINPASSTGNPDTDMTRKDAALTLNQLIWDGSSTLNDMDRTAAEAESDRYQLLADASNKALEVTDVYLEATKAYEILVLSEKNLATHKEIYRDIKKRADSGVGSIADVTQVEARIAKAMGNLLAAQNNLYDTHTQFRRLVGQEPLGLTFPRADSTAISYTIDDALKKAFDEHPVIKVAQTDVDAARFQYKQSKAPYYPTISLEASQRWYDDAGGKEGSGDELSAMVRLRYNIFNGGSDSDQSESAAYQLNKAKDLRENTFRAVEEGLRLSWSALDLTLQQKEFLADHVDSTSQTVASYRKQYLIGQRTLLDLLNTENELFEARKDYLDAKYAEQYAKYRVMNATGNLLDALRVDVAPEWTEKVKY encoded by the coding sequence TTGAAAGGGTTACCAACTAAAACACTTTTCTGCTCTTTAGTGCTCGCAGGATCCGTGTCTGCACAGACACTTGAACAAGCTGTGTCATTGACTCTTGCTGCAAACCCTGAATTGAAAAGTGCGTTTAACCAATATAAAAGTCGCTTATCTGATTCAAATGCTTCTTCTGGGGCATATTTACCTAAAATCGACCTCGATGCTGGTATTGGATACGAAGGTATAAATCCCGCCTCGTCTACTGGTAATCCTGATACAGATATGACTCGTAAAGATGCAGCCCTCACTCTTAATCAACTTATTTGGGATGGCTCATCAACATTAAATGATATGGATCGTACAGCTGCTGAAGCAGAATCAGACCGCTACCAACTTCTTGCTGATGCTTCTAATAAAGCACTAGAAGTCACTGATGTTTATCTTGAAGCGACCAAAGCTTACGAAATTCTCGTACTTTCAGAAAAAAACCTGGCAACGCATAAAGAAATCTATCGTGATATAAAAAAACGTGCTGATTCTGGTGTAGGGTCTATCGCCGATGTAACTCAAGTTGAAGCTCGCATCGCTAAAGCAATGGGTAACTTACTTGCGGCACAAAACAATTTGTACGATACGCATACTCAATTTCGCCGTTTAGTCGGTCAAGAGCCTTTAGGTTTAACCTTTCCTCGAGCGGACAGTACTGCAATTTCTTACACTATTGATGACGCTCTGAAAAAAGCATTCGATGAACATCCAGTCATTAAAGTGGCGCAAACAGATGTAGACGCAGCTCGTTTTCAATATAAACAGTCAAAAGCGCCCTACTATCCAACTATTTCGTTGGAAGCATCTCAACGTTGGTATGACGATGCGGGAGGTAAGGAAGGCAGTGGTGATGAACTCAGTGCAATGGTGAGATTACGCTATAACATTTTCAATGGTGGTAGCGATAGTGATCAATCCGAAAGCGCCGCTTATCAACTCAATAAAGCAAAAGATTTACGTGAAAATACATTCCGTGCCGTAGAGGAAGGCTTACGTTTGTCATGGAGCGCTCTCGATCTGACGCTGCAGCAAAAAGAATTTTTAGCTGACCATGTGGATTCAACTTCCCAAACCGTTGCTTCATATCGCAAACAGTATTTGATTGGTCAACGTACGCTTCTTGACTTACTCAATACAGAAAATGAACTGTTTGAAGCCCGTAAAGACTATTTGGATGCGAAATACGCTGAGCAATATGCAAAGTATCGCGTTATGAACGCTACAGGTAATTTACTAGATGCATTGCGAGTTGATGTCGCTCCGGAATGGACAGAGAAGGTGAAATACTAA